One genomic segment of Ipomoea triloba cultivar NCNSP0323 chromosome 9, ASM357664v1 includes these proteins:
- the LOC116029612 gene encoding uncharacterized protein LOC116029612: MTDHAVAEEANAAKRLLEIGGQGRRDVRRQPDPRRKDQDGNPINTPLSRPIGEILEYAQSCNMIQLPTPARDGPDKDKYCAYHRNRGHETDECHVLKGLIEDLLRSGELAQFAAEKKNNRRRGWKKYFKKSNKDKKDKGPEPDHAPPAAGSKQIIHVIFGGPEEGDDPERRRAWSRDLPVCSVSTSQPEKRMKDEPITFTDRDLPLGGDQSAEALVITVDICGAEVRRVMVDTGSSVNVLYLEAFQKLKIERSALTPVRTPLSGFTGDMVHPEGMVVLPVEVGVYPKVLKVEMEFIVVNLACVHNVILGRPGIAQMKAIISMPHLCMKFPTPEGVGTVRGDPRSARLCYVRAVEKQSASTSRVNTIARRKDEEKKEQPGPSEIVEEVPLDTAWPE; this comes from the coding sequence ATGACCGACCACGCGGTGGCCGAAGAAGCCAACGCTGCTAAGCGCTTGTTGGAAATCGGAGGACAAGGTCGGAGAGACGTCAGACGACAGCCCGACCCCAGAAGGAAGGATCAGGATGGGAATCCGATCAACACCCCCCTATCGAGACCGATCGGGGAAATCTTGGAGTATGCTCAATCCTGCAATATGATTCAACTCCCAACCCCGGCGAGAGATGGCCCCGATAAAGACAAGTACTGTGCCTATCACCGGAACCGGGGGCACGAAACCGACGAGTGCCACGTCCTCAAAGGGCTGATCGAAGATCTCTTGCGCTCGGGGGAACTGGCGCAGTTTGCTGCCGAGAAGAAAAATAACCGACGACGAGGGTGGAAGAAATACTTCAAGAAGTCAAACAAAGACAAGAAAGATAAGGGGCCAGAACCCGACCATGCCCCTCCTGCCGCGGGGTCGAAACAGATCATTCATGTTATCTTTGGCGGGCCGGAGGAGGGCGACGATCCGGAGCGCCGACGAGCTTGGTCGAGGGATTTGCCTGTATGTTCGGTCAGCACCAGTCAACCCGAGAAGAGAATGAAAGACGAGCCGATAACCTTCACCGACCGAGACCTTCCCCTTGGAGGAGATCAATCTGCCGAGGCATTAGTTATCACTGTTGACATCTGCGGAGCTGAGGTCCGAAGGGTGATGGTGGACACTGGCAGCAGCGTTAATGTGCTGTACTTAGAGGCCTTCCAGAAGCTGAAAATCGAGAGGTCAGCATTAACGCCGGTCCGAACCCCGCTGTCAGGCTTCACCGGCGATATGGTTCACCCTGAAGGAATGGTCGTTCTCCCTGTAGAGGTCGGAGTTTACCCCAAGGTCCTAAAGGTGGAGATGGAGTTTATTGTCGTCAATCTGGCGTGTGTGCACAACGTCATCTTAGGTCGGCCAGGAATAGCCCAGATGAAGGCGATCATCTCCATGCCTCATCTGTGTATGAAGTTCCCAACCCCGGAGGGTGTTGGGACGGTCCGGGGAGACCCGCGATCGGCCAGGTTGTGCTATGTCCGGGCAGTAGAGAAACAGTCCGCGAGCACGTCTCGCGTGAACACCATTGCCCGGCGGAAAGACGAAGAAAAGAAGGAACAGCCTGGGCCGTCTGAGATCGTCGAAGAAGTGCCCTTAGATACAGCTTGGCCCGAATGA
- the LOC116028387 gene encoding ent-kaurenoic acid oxidase 1-like, with protein MELGWVVLLVGVLGLSIFWWVVRRVNCWYYEIVKLGHEKSLRLPPGDLGLPFIGNMWSFLRAFKSSNPDSFTSSFVSRYGATGMYKAFMFGSPSIIVTTPEPSRRVLTDDEAFKPGWPASTTELIGRKSFIGISFEEHKRLRKLTMAPVNGYDALSFYIGYIEENVKIALEKWASMGEIELLTQLRKLTFTIIVYIFLGAESKQVREALEREYTTLNYGVRAMAINLPGFVYYDALKARKRLVAIFQSVVDERREKRRNNLNGLNEKKDMMDRLMEVKDENGKMLDDEEIIDIMVMYLNAGHESSGHITMWATLLLQSHPEAFKKAKAEQEEIVRNMPPGQKGLTLKEYRQMEYLSKVVDETLRYVTFSLMVFREAKKDVNVCGYLIPEGWKVLVWFRGPHYDEEIYEDPFAFNPSRWDNLIPKAGEFLPFGAGSRLCPGNDLAKLEISIFLHYFLLGYELERKNPDCPLMYLPHTRPKDNCLGRIRKTSSTV; from the exons ATGGAGTTGGGATGGGTTGTGTTATTGGTTGGGGTATTGGGTTTAAGCATCTTTTGGTGGGTGGTGAGGAGGGTGAATTGTTGGTACTATGAGATAGTGAAGCTTGGTCATGAGAAGAGCCTGCGTTTGCCTCCAGGTGATTTAGGTTTGCCTTTCATTGGCAACATGTGGTCTTTCCTCAGAGCTTTCAAGTCCTCCAACCCAGATTCCTTCACCTCCTCATTTGTTTCCAG ATATGGAGCAACTGGGATGTACAAGGCCTTCATGTTTGGTAGCCCAAGTATCATCGTTACAACACCGGAGCCCAGCCGAAGGGTTCTGACAGATGATGAAGCATTCAAGCCTGGGTGGCCTGCTTCCACCACGGAACTCATAGGCAGAAAGTCTTTCATTGGCATTTCTTTCGAAGAGCACAAGCGTTTGCGTAAGCTGACAATGGCCCCTGTGAATGGGTACGATGCATTGTCTTTTTACATTGGGTACATCGAAGAAAATGTGAAGATAGCACTCGAGAAATGGGCTTCCATGGGAGAGATAGAGTTGTTGACACAGCTTCGGAAGCTGACGTTTACGATAATTGTGTACATTTTCTTGGGGGCAGAGAGTAAACAGGTCAGGGAGGCCTTGGAGAGGGAATACACAACTCTCAACTATGGGGTTAGAGCTATGGCAATTAACCTTCCAGGATTTGTTTACTATGATGCACTCAAG GCGCGAAAAAGGCTGGTGGCAATTTTTCAATCCGTGGTGGATgaaagaagagagaagagaagGAACAACTTAAACGGTTTGAATGAGAAGAAAGACATGATGGATAGACTAATGGAAGTTAAAGATGAGAATGGGAAAATGCTGGATGACGAGGAAATAATTGATATTATGGTGATGTACTTAAATGCTGGGCATGAATCCTCGGGCCATATCACAATGTGGGCTACTCTGCTTCTGCAGAGCCACCCTGAGGCCTTTAAAAAAGCTAAG GCAGAGCAAGAGGAAATCGTGCGAAATATGCCTCCTGGTCAGAAGGGTTTGACACTGAAAGAGTACCGACAGATGGAGTATCTGTCTAAG GTGGTTGATGAAACACTTCGCTATGTAACATTCTCTCTGATGGTGTTCCGAGAGGCAAAGAAGGATGTGAATGTTTGCGGATATTTAATTCCAGAGGGATGGAAAGTTTTGGTGTGGTTTAGAGGTCCTCACTATGATGAGGAGATATATGAAGACCCATTTGCATTCAATCCTTCCAGATGGGAT AATCTGATACCAAAAGCAGGAGAATTTCTTCCATTTGGAGCAGGAAGCAGACTGTGCCCAGGAAACGACCTTGCCAAACTCGAAATCTCCATTTTTCTTCACTATTTTCTACTGGGTTACGA GCTGGAGAGGAAAAATCCTGACTGCCCACTCATGTATTTACCACACACCAGGCCTAAAGACAACTGTCTGGGGAGAATAAGAAAAACATCTTCAACTGTCTAG